The Oryza sativa Japonica Group chromosome 11, ASM3414082v1 DNA window aattattgTTTCATTGATTGGCTCTGGCATTTTATTGGTATCTCCCTCTTTTCTTGATATTATAAGTTCCCACTGAAAAAACAATGTGCTGTGAACAGTTCAGTTTTATGGCCATGACAAGAATGTGGATAATCGTGCACCCATCAAGACTGATAAAGATACACTGCGAGAAGGATATAGGTAAGAAACAAGTCCAATACCCTTTGTTATTTATTTATGGTGGAATGTGTGTCCATGCTTTATGAAATACTCCTAAATCCTTTTCTTTAATTATTTATCCATATAAAGGTTCATACTTTCTGAGGAAGACGATGTGGATTCTACTTGGGAGAAGAGGCTGGTCAAACGTTACTATGACAAGCTTTTTAAAGAGTATCCTTTTTGGTGGTGTGTTCCTTACATTCTTTTCATTAAGGGTACAGTGTATATTTCTTCAGAAATTTTCTGTAACATGTTCTGATTTGTGGAGCTGAGGTGATTTGGCAAGTTCATCCCATTTTATTCTGAGCAATACTGCAAATGTATTGAAGACTGAAGAGCTTGATATAATAGACTAATTGGGTATGAACTGTAGATATTATCTCACAAACTCATTAGCGTGTCTGAAAAGATAAGAGTTGCAGTATAAATTGTAAGATACTATGAGTGAAATTTTCTCATCAAAGAGGTAGACATAACGCATATGTATATGGTTATTCTCATAGGCATAACTCGTATTTACTGTTGTCCGCTGCATCAGTATATGTCTTTGAGAGAATATTGCAAGTTCGTTCCAAACAAATATAGTGCTTAACGGGTTATTTCCTAAGAGAAACTATTTACATGATATGCATAAAGTTTCTTGTATTTATGCCTTAAATAGTTGGGCCAATATTATCTGTCAGTCAGTCTCCTATAGAAACAGCATGTTTTGAAGTTCTGTAGTACCTATTTTAGAAGATGGGAACATGAAGGATGAGAGAGAACCAGGATTGCTATGTTTGATTTGAAGCACTTAAGTTCTGCTCCTATCTTTATAATCTATCTATATTAACCAAGAGATGTAGTCCTTGCACCTTGAACTTGTTTTGCTGGCTGTTTTACTGTTCTTGTAATGTTCTTGAAACTTAAATTTATTGTGCCTAGGATCCTTAATTTGATACAGATACTGCATTGCTGATATGTCCCAGTACAAAAGAGGCAAGGTATGGTGATACAATTCTATAGCAATAAGCCAATAGTTGTTACAGTATTTATTTGTGTCATTTACTGGATACAATGATCTCTTGAATGATATTCTTGCTGTTTTTTCTCCTCATTGCTATTAATGCAATAGAAAAGACGAAAAATGCTCCTAGTATGATTTATATCTGTAACATTGAGGATTTCaattaaaagaaagaaaagaataatacGAATTGTTGATTTCGTATCCGTAATATTAAGTTTGCGTGAGCAGCATCGACAAAGTGATCATTCTTGTTTTTGGTCATGGAGTTGCATTATAGTATCAATTATTGTTGCACAGAGCAGCAAAATCACTAGCACAAccatacttttatatatgttaatgTCTGACAGGCACACACTTGATAGTGGGGACGCTAAGAAATCCTATTTACTTGGTTCGTTACTGAATAATATCTAAGTATCCTTTAGAATTTAGAACAGCACTAACAAGGATATGCTGCTCATAGATATTAGaggttttttttaattgataaaaccaTCGGTTTTATTCTTGGAAGTTGAGTGCACATTCTAAGGATCTCATTTATTTCAGATTGGATTGAGATGGAGAACTGAAAAGGAGGTGATATCTGGAAAAGGTATTTCCCTTTATAATTCCATGTGTTTTCAGGTGCACTAAACTGTCGCAAAATGCTAAATGTAgtctatacattttttttttcaaatgtgtGCTCTGTTTTACTAATTTTCTTATTGGTAGATGTGATATTCATTACATGTTGTCTTTTGCAGGGCAGTTTCTCTGTGGCAACAGGATTTGTGATGAGAAAAATGGACTTGGTAGTTATGAGGTATGCTCTTGGTCCTTTCTATCTTGTCACTGATGCTACAATGCATAGATCCTTTTGTTCATTAAAGAACTCCTTTTCTGCTATAGATAACTCTCCCCCTTGTTTTCAGGTGAACTTTTCTTATATTGAAGCAGGGGAGCAGAAACAAGCACTAGTGAAACTGGTAGCTTGCCAGAGGTTAGTTAATCCACTACTTCATTTTGGGATTATGTAACCCAGTTGATCCACTATTTCTTTTCTTGTATTTATCTTGCTGATCTTGGTATTCATACATTTTGCATCCCAACTATTTTGCTCTGGCCCATCCTCTCTCTAGTCTTCTCTTGCCATTTTTGTTCAACCAAATATTCAATTGATTATTGATTGTTGTACATTATGAAAGATGTGCAGAAAAGCTTGCTTATAAGAGGCAAAAGGAGAAggaaagagagaaggaaaaagagattTCTCGTGAAAAGGAAATGGAGTTAAAAGAAAGGGACAAGAGGAAAAGGTACCTCTTTTCCCCAATAGTTCTTTTTCCTAACTTTCTTGGACATTTCTGTTCAAACCTTTTA harbors:
- the LOC4350992 gene encoding uncharacterized protein → MASSLGRLKSSIFDKEERKMQYQSHIRGLNAYDRHKKFMKDYVQFYGHDKNVDNRAPIKTDKDTLREGYRFILSEEDDVDSTWEKRLVKRYYDKLFKEYCIADMSQYKRGKIGLRWRTEKEVISGKGQFLCGNRICDEKNGLGSYEVNFSYIEAGEQKQALVKLVACQRCAEKLAYKRQKEKEREKEKEISREKEMELKERDKRKREREGSEETEDTSEDESTEKYSRRKKDRKRSSRKSSNNDEGFEEFLEGMFP